A stretch of DNA from Hydrogenophaga sp. SL48:
TCGGGCATGAAGCGGCCGCAGGCGATGGTGCTGGCGCGTGACCAGGGCATCAACGCCTTCGCCACCGGCTGGGACGAGGACGACGCGGTGGTGGCGGTCACCGCGGGAGCGCTGGAGCACCTCAACCGCGAGGAGTTGCAGGGTCTGGTGGCACACGAGTTCAGTCACATCCGCGAAGGCGACACCCGCCTGAACATGCGCCTGATGGGCATGGTGTTTGGCCTGGAGATGCTGTTTCGCATGGGGCAGCACCTGGCCGAGCCCGATGTGAGGGAACGCCGCATGGCCGCTTCGCTGCTGGGCGTGGCCATCATGGCCGCGGGCTGGCTGGGCTGGGTGGCCGGGCATGCCCTGCAGGCGGCGGTGTCGCGCCAGCGCGAGTACCTGGCCGACGCCCGCGCGGTGCAGTGGACACGCAACCGCGACGGGCTGGGCGGCGTCCTGCGCAAGATCATGAGCCAGCAGAACGAAGGTGTGGTGTTCCGGCGGATGGGCTCGACGGTGCAGCACATGCTGCTGGTGGGGAGCGAGGACGGAAGGGTGGCACACTGGTTCGATTCCCATCCGTCGCTGGCGCAGCGGGTGCGCCGCATCTACGGCCGCCAGATGGGCCCGCTGTCACTCGAGCGCAACGATGCGCACGACCCCGTCACGGCCTCGACCACGCCGCCAGCGCCACCCGGCGTCACGGCACCCGGCTGGACCTTGAGCTGAACCCTTTACAGATCCCTCCCGCTGAATGTCCATCGATCATCAAAGCGCATCACCCCGGCTTGCCCCCAGCCTGGGGGCCCTGTTGCATGAGACCGCCCGCTGCGTGCTGGCGGTCGAGCAGGGGCATTCGCTCAGCGAGGTGCTGCCACGCGTGCCCGCCGGGATGCGGCCTGGCACCCAGGCGCTGAGCTTTCAGGCGTTGCGCCACCTGGGCACGGCGCGTGCCGTGGCGCAGCGGCTGGCCCAGCGGGCGCCCGCACCGCCGGTGCTTGCCTTGCTGCATGCGTCGCTGGCCGTGCTGATCGCGGACGAAGAAGGTTTGCAATACCAGCCGCACACCGTGGTGAACCAGGCCGTGGACGCGGCCAAGCTCGCACGCGAAACCCGCATGCAGGCCGGCTTTCTCAACGCCTGTCTGCGCCGCTTCCTGCGGGAGCGCCGCACGCTGCTGGAGAGCGTGGCACAGGATCCGGTGGCGCGCTGGAACCACCCTCGCTGGTGGATCGAACGGCTGCAGCGCGACCATCCGGACCACTGGCAGACCATCCTGCAGGCCAGCAACCGGCCAGGGCCGATGGTGCTGCGCGTCAACCGACGCCTCGTCGCACGCGACGCCTATGCCCGGACGCTGAGCGACCTGGGGCTGGAGACGCAGGCGCTGGGCGAGGATGGGCTGGTGATGGCCACGCCGCTGCCGGTCGACCGCCTTCCCGGTTTTGCGCAAGGGCACTGCTCGGTGCAGGACGGCGCGGCCCAGCTGGCGGCCGGCTTGCTGCTGGACGGCCGCGAGTGGAGCGCGAACGACCGGGTGCTCGACGCCTGCGCGGCGCCTGGCGGCAAGACCGCCCACCTGCTGGAGCGGGCCGATCTGGACCTGCTCGCGCTGGATGTGGACGCCCAGCGCTGCGAACGCATCCACGACAACCTGCGCCGCCTGGGCTTCCAGGCCGAGGTGAAGGCGGCCGATGCGGGCCAGCCCGACACCTGGTGGGACGGTCGCCCGTTCAATGCCATCCTGCTGGACGCGCCCTGCACCGCCGCCGGCATCGTGCGCCGCCACCCCGACGTGCGCTGGTTGCGCCGGGCCACCGACGTGGAGCAGCTGGTCGCCATCCAGCGGCGCCTGCTCGACACCTTGTGGCCGCTGCTCAAACCGGGCGGTCGGCTGGTCTATTGCACCTGCTCGGTGTTCCATGCCGAGGGCCAGGATCAGGTCCGGGCGTTCCTTGAACGCCACACCGACGCCGTTCTGGCCCCCTCACCAGGGCATTTGCTCCCTGGAACCGCCGCCCCTGGCGGGGAGTTCAACGACAATGAACCGGGTGGATACGACGGCTTTTATTACGCCCGCCTGGACAAGGTCCTGCCTTGACGGAGCGCAGCCCACAGCCGCTGTGAAGCCGCTGTGGCGCTGGCTGCTGGCAGCCGTTTGTGCCCTGCTGCTGTTGCTGCAGGCTCTGCCAGCGCAGGCGCGTGGGCCCGAGGTGCTGCAGAGCAGCCTTCAGCGCAGCGCCGACGGCCTTCAACTCTCGGTGCGCCTGGCACTGGCGCCCTCGCCGGCCGTGGAGGACGCCTTGCTCAAAGGCGTCCCCATCTATTTCGCCTGGCAGACCGAGGTGGTGCGCGAGCGCTGGTACTGGACCGACAAGCGCATCAGCGCCGCCGCGCGCACCCTCAGGCTGGCTTACCAGCCGCTCACCCGTCGCTGGCGCGTGAGCCTGTCCACCGACGGTGGCGCCATTGGCACGGGATTGCAATACGCGCTGCACCAGAACTTCGACTCGCTGCCCGACGCGCTGGCGGGCATCAGCCGTGTGGTCAACTGGCAGATTGCCGAGCCCGGCCGGCTGGAGGAGGGTGTTCGCTACCAGGCGCAGTGGCGCTTCCGGCTCGACCTCTCTCTGCTGCCGCGACCGTTCCAGATCGGCATGGTGAACCAGCCCGACTGGGTGATCGAGGTCCAGCGCAACCTGGACGTGCCCGCGAACAACGAGGCCGACCCCCGCCCTGAATCTGCTGCCGCGCCCGATGCGCGCTGATGCCGTTCATCGCGTGCCACAGCCGCCCCACCACGTGAGCACCGACAGCGCCCGCCTCGACCACAAGGCGGCCCGCCGCAAGCGCTGGGCTCTGGTGGCCGCCCTGGTGTTCATGACCGGGCTGGGCATGGTGCTCCTGTTCCTGCTCACGCTGGCCACCCGCAACCGCGCCTTCTACGAGCAGAATTTCGCCTGGCTGGCGGCGGTGAACGTGGCGGTCGCAGTGCTGCTGTTCCTCGTCATCGTCTGGCTTGCCATGCGGCTGATCATGCGGTTGAGGCGCGGCAAGTTTGGCAGTCAGCTGCTGCTCAAGCTGGCGGCCATCATCGGGCTGGTCGGTGTGTTGCCGGGGGTGCTGATCTATGCGGTGTCCTACCAGTTCGTGGCCAGGTCCATCGAGAGCTGGTTCGACGTGCGCGTCGAGTCGGCGCTGGCCGCCGGCCTCAACCTGGGTCGCACCACGCTCGACACCCTGAGCGCCGACCTCAGCGGCAAAACCCGCATGGCCGCCGAAGAGCTGGCCCGGCTGCCTTCAACGTCAGCCTTGTTGGCCATGGAGCGCCTGCGCAGGCAGCTCGGCGCCAGCGACATGGTGCTCTGGAGCAGCTCGGGACAGGCCTTGGCCACCGCGGGTGCCTCGCGTTTCGATTTCACGCCCAACCGCCCCGCGACGGCCGTGCTGCGCAGCGTGCGCGCCAACCGGGTGGTGACGCAGATCGAAGGGCTGGAAGAGGGCAGCGACGGCGCCGAGCAGGCGGAGCTGGCGGTGGGGCAGGCACGCATCAAGGTGCTGGCCCTGGTGCGCGCGCCCGGGTTTGGCCTGGAAGACGAGTCGCGCTACCTGCAGGTCGCCGTGCCGCTGCCCGCCGCCCTGGTCACCGACGCGCTGGCGGTGCAGGTCGCCAACCGCGAGTACCAGGAGCGGGCGCTCGGGCGCGAAGGCCTGCGCCGCATGTACATCGGCACGCTCACACTCTCGCTGTTCCTCTCGGTGTTCGGCGCGGTGCTGCTGGCTGTGTTGCTGGGCAACCAGATGGTGCGTCCGCTGCTGGTGCTGGCCGAAGGCATGCGCGAGGTGGCGCAAGGTGATCTCTCGCCCAAGGCCGCGCTGACCTCGCGCGACGAGCTCGCCGGGCTCACACGCACCTTTGCTCACATGACGCAAGACCTGGCCGATGCCCGCAACGCGGTGCAGCTCAGCATGCAACAGGTGGACGCGGCGCGCAGCAACCTGCAGACCATCCTGGACAACCTCACCGCGGGCGTGGCCGTGCTCGACGAACAGGGGCGGCTGCGCAGCGTCAACCCCGGCGCGGCGCGCATCCTGCGCACACCGCTGGTCCTGCACATGGGCCAGTCGCTGGCCGAGGTGCCGGGGCTGGAGGCCTTTGGTGCCAGCGTGCTGGCGCAGTTTGACCGTTTCCTGTCGGAGGACACGCCGCACGAGGGGGGGCATTGGCAACAGTCCTTTGAGCTGGGGCCCCATGGCCGAACGCCCCTGGACGAAGGTGTCACGCTGATCGCGCGCGGTGCGCTGCTGCCCAACAACGAGCGCCTGCTGGTGTTCGACGATGTGTCCGAGATGGTTTCGGCCCAGCGCGCGCAGGCCTGGGGCGAGGTGGCGCGGCGCCTGGCGCACGAAATCAAGAACCCTTTGACGCCCATCCAGCTCTCGGCCGAGCGCCTGGCCATGAAGCTCGAAGGCAAGGTCCAGCCTGCCGAACAGGCGATCCTCAACAAGTCTGTGCGCACCATCGTGGACCAGGTCGACGCGATGAAGCGGCTGGTCAATGAATTCCGAGACTACGCGCGCCTGCCCGCCGCCCATCTGGTGGCGACCGATCTCAACGCCTTGGTGCGCGACATCCTCGTGCTCTACGACCACGCCGTGGTGCCGGTGCGCTGCGAGCTTGATGAGCACATCCCACCGGTGATGGCCGATCCGCAGCAGATGCGCCAGATCCTGCACAACCTGGTGCAGAACGCGCAGGACGCCATGGCCGGACAACCCGACGCCTTCGTGCTGCTGCGCACCCGCCACACCGAGGGTGGTCAGTGGGTGCGTCTGGCGGTGATCGACCAGGGTCCGGGGTTTGCCGAGCACATCCTCAAGCGCGCCTTCGAGCCCTACGTCACCACGAAAACCAAGGGCACCGGGCTCGGTCTCGCGGTCGTCAAGAAGATGATGGAAGAGCACGGTGGCCGCGTGGACATCAGCAACCGCTTGATCGACCACAAGATTGTGGGTGCCCAAGTGTCGTTATCATTCGCAGTTGCGATTTGACAACATTGACAGAGGGAAGCATTCCGCGCCATGGCAACTATTCTGGTGGTAGACGACGAACTGGGGATACGCGACCTGCTGTCCGAGATCCTCAACGACGAGGGTCACACGGTCGAGCTGGCTGAAAACGCGGCTCAGGCGCGCGCGCTGCGCACCCAGTTCCGGCCCGACCTCGTGCTGCTCGACATCTGGATGCCCGACACCGACGGTGTGAGCCTGCTCAAGGAGTGGGCCAGCACCGGCCTGCTGACCATGCCGGTGATCATGATGAGCGGCCACGCCACCATCGACACCGCCGTGGAAGCCACGCGCATCGGTGCCACCGCGTTCCTCGAAAAACCCATCACGCTGCAGAAGCTGCTCAAGGCGGTGGACGTGGGCCTGAACAAAACAGCGGTCAAGCCCCTCGCGCCCTCACTGCAGAAGAACCCCGCGGCCATGATCGCCCCGGCCGACCTGACCGTCGAAGCCGC
This window harbors:
- a CDS encoding M48 family metalloprotease; translated protein: MLIFESQREARGQTLKLLLAFGLTVLLLVVAVNAALALAWGLTWSFWVPGAMVPRHFFEVNTAVTLLFVLGGWWVETSRLSGGGRALAEQMGARLAQPGSHFDEHRFANIVDEMAISSGMKRPQAMVLARDQGINAFATGWDEDDAVVAVTAGALEHLNREELQGLVAHEFSHIREGDTRLNMRLMGMVFGLEMLFRMGQHLAEPDVRERRMAASLLGVAIMAAGWLGWVAGHALQAAVSRQREYLADARAVQWTRNRDGLGGVLRKIMSQQNEGVVFRRMGSTVQHMLLVGSEDGRVAHWFDSHPSLAQRVRRIYGRQMGPLSLERNDAHDPVTASTTPPAPPGVTAPGWTLS
- the rsmB gene encoding 16S rRNA (cytosine(967)-C(5))-methyltransferase RsmB, with the protein product MHETARCVLAVEQGHSLSEVLPRVPAGMRPGTQALSFQALRHLGTARAVAQRLAQRAPAPPVLALLHASLAVLIADEEGLQYQPHTVVNQAVDAAKLARETRMQAGFLNACLRRFLRERRTLLESVAQDPVARWNHPRWWIERLQRDHPDHWQTILQASNRPGPMVLRVNRRLVARDAYARTLSDLGLETQALGEDGLVMATPLPVDRLPGFAQGHCSVQDGAAQLAAGLLLDGREWSANDRVLDACAAPGGKTAHLLERADLDLLALDVDAQRCERIHDNLRRLGFQAEVKAADAGQPDTWWDGRPFNAILLDAPCTAAGIVRRHPDVRWLRRATDVEQLVAIQRRLLDTLWPLLKPGGRLVYCTCSVFHAEGQDQVRAFLERHTDAVLAPSPGHLLPGTAAPGGEFNDNEPGGYDGFYYARLDKVLP
- a CDS encoding DUF4390 domain-containing protein — translated: MKPLWRWLLAAVCALLLLLQALPAQARGPEVLQSSLQRSADGLQLSVRLALAPSPAVEDALLKGVPIYFAWQTEVVRERWYWTDKRISAAARTLRLAYQPLTRRWRVSLSTDGGAIGTGLQYALHQNFDSLPDALAGISRVVNWQIAEPGRLEEGVRYQAQWRFRLDLSLLPRPFQIGMVNQPDWVIEVQRNLDVPANNEADPRPESAAAPDAR
- a CDS encoding ATP-binding protein — its product is MRADAVHRVPQPPHHVSTDSARLDHKAARRKRWALVAALVFMTGLGMVLLFLLTLATRNRAFYEQNFAWLAAVNVAVAVLLFLVIVWLAMRLIMRLRRGKFGSQLLLKLAAIIGLVGVLPGVLIYAVSYQFVARSIESWFDVRVESALAAGLNLGRTTLDTLSADLSGKTRMAAEELARLPSTSALLAMERLRRQLGASDMVLWSSSGQALATAGASRFDFTPNRPATAVLRSVRANRVVTQIEGLEEGSDGAEQAELAVGQARIKVLALVRAPGFGLEDESRYLQVAVPLPAALVTDALAVQVANREYQERALGREGLRRMYIGTLTLSLFLSVFGAVLLAVLLGNQMVRPLLVLAEGMREVAQGDLSPKAALTSRDELAGLTRTFAHMTQDLADARNAVQLSMQQVDAARSNLQTILDNLTAGVAVLDEQGRLRSVNPGAARILRTPLVLHMGQSLAEVPGLEAFGASVLAQFDRFLSEDTPHEGGHWQQSFELGPHGRTPLDEGVTLIARGALLPNNERLLVFDDVSEMVSAQRAQAWGEVARRLAHEIKNPLTPIQLSAERLAMKLEGKVQPAEQAILNKSVRTIVDQVDAMKRLVNEFRDYARLPAAHLVATDLNALVRDILVLYDHAVVPVRCELDEHIPPVMADPQQMRQILHNLVQNAQDAMAGQPDAFVLLRTRHTEGGQWVRLAVIDQGPGFAEHILKRAFEPYVTTKTKGTGLGLAVVKKMMEEHGGRVDISNRLIDHKIVGAQVSLSFAVAI
- a CDS encoding response regulator; this encodes MATILVVDDELGIRDLLSEILNDEGHTVELAENAAQARALRTQFRPDLVLLDIWMPDTDGVSLLKEWASTGLLTMPVIMMSGHATIDTAVEATRIGATAFLEKPITLQKLLKAVDVGLNKTAVKPLAPSLQKNPAAMIAPADLTVEAAMTGGTLPDMVLDIGPQSLQSFNLEGPLREARDEFEKAYFEYHLAKESGSMTRVAEKTGLERTHLYRKLKQLGVDLARSKRNAL